The DNA segment TTAAATAAATGCGTGTAAAGAAGATGTATAAGTGGCTTGTGGAACTTATTGAAGAAAGCAGCTTATTTGCATTCAGGTATTTCACTCAGAAAAGTACTTGTTCATTAAGAAAGCTCGAAGTTCGTCAGACATGAAATGCTAAGGCTTTTGTTAAACACGATCAAGAGCAAGGTCAGTTCTTGCAGAGCATCCAGTTATTTATTCGTCCCAAAATTAACACTATCAAGGCACTCCTAAGGGGTCACGCACAATTGACACGCCCTATTCAAGCTTAATTTTTCGCACGTTGTACATCACAGCTGTGGTAGAACGCCTCGAAATCTGAAAGGCAGAGAAACCACACAATGCTTAAGAAATTATGCTGCTGATATACATCGCAGTGTTAATTCACGCCAATCTACATGCAAAGCACTTCAGGTTGGCAAGAATGATGCAATAATGTTGCACAAAGGAAATCTACACCATGATTTGCATATTTTATTGACATTAAATGGCTGGACGTTCCTTGTGTTTTTAAATAACTCCAATCAAACGAAGGAAAGCAAAATTGGAGCCTAATGCTAAACCAACTGGATCTGGTAAGTTATTCTCTGCGTTTGGACAATTCTTTTGGGTTTTGGTTTTTAGGAGACAACTCTCTCACACGTGCAAATAACCACTGCTCGAAAAAAAGTTTGCTACCCATTGTTTCTTCTCCTCTAACTGTAGTCACGGTCCCGCGGATACTTCTAATTATTTTATGTACTATATTGTTTTTACTTTTATTGACTGTCACTTTGCTAATTGTAATTGCATATATCTTCTTCACTTTATATTTTACCACCTTTATTATCAACTAGTCGCCAAAACCAAAATCAAGTTGGCTTGTGCAGCGAAGAAAATTGATCTTTGTTGGATGGAGCACGTTGGTTTTCTGAACTCATTCACAGCTACGAACAGATGTTTCTTCAATTTCGTTGATAATAAGCCTACGCCAAAGCAAAGGTTAATAGTTAcctttagttgtttttattttgAAAGAGCTTCTTCCTTCTATGCTTGGTACCCTCTCCGGCATACATCCAGAAATGAGAAGAACCGGTAACTCCATAGTGTCATTTGTGGAGCAATAAGATTCGTTAAGTTGTTGGTTATAGTTCGAATTTCATGTTCAAATTTATCTGCTGATAGTGACGACCTAAACTTGTTTGTTTAAAATTAACCTTCATTTTACTTAATTATGTGCGAGCTCTTAATTCTTCGCTTCACTAAAAATTTAGactgctttctttctttactttcatCCCAGCCAAAATGCAGAACTGAGGTTTTCCCTCTTGCAATACTTCTTCTAAAAGGCAGCATAAAAAATATAGTATAAACTTATCAATAGGCTTTTTATAAGAAACAATTGTGTGAGTTATTCAAATATCTAAAACCGTATAAGAACCAAAAATGATACGCGAGTCACATCCAGATGCTCATTCCTGTCTGTTTTCTCCAATATCCTAGTGTGCACTTTAataaaacataaaaacagcaaaaagATATAAAAATATGCTGCCTTCTTTGCCAATCTGGCATCTAAGCTAGAACAAGTGTACGATCTGATAAAATAGTTTCCGCCGCATTAGCTACTTGGCCATGGGGTGCCATTAACCAATAAATGGAGAGTAAATTCAGTAGTTAAACGAATATCTAGGAGTTTCTAGAAATTCCCAGTGTCAAGCAACGACTTCCTAATAGTGGAGCAGATATTGGGTTTCAATCGACGTAATTCGTCACTGAACATGCTGAAAAATTGATTGCGGTGGCTTGATTTGTCTTTCATTTGTTTGTGTCACGACGTGCCGTATAACCATGCTTTGTCTCCAATTTTCATACATTTTGGTGCTTGCCTGTTTGACTATGCTGATTAACATTTTAAGGCCTTGCGGAACTAGGCCTTGGAACTGCCATTTTGCTTATCGAGTGCACCATACTAGCCCAGGATCTGTCAAAATCCCAAAGCCAACATATTTAACTTGAAACGTTGTCAGACGTTATTGACTCGCCATAGTAAATTGATGACGTCATGAGAATCGAACTTTGTCCTTTGCAGTCAAACATTACTTTGCTCAGTAATTACTTCGAATAGGAAACCATAATGTAAAAGACTCCTTGAGTGTTCCGCCATTCAGCAAAGCAGCGCTTCAATTTTCTTTGCGGAAAAAATAGTTTATAGAATATTACCTAGCAGTTACATGCCTAAATGAACTTTTCTCAGAAGTAATGAGCACTCGCGCACTCATGGATGCGCTTTCGCGAGAACCGTTCAATTGCAACGACAAGCCTGAGTAAGCGACATGCAACACGTCCTGCTGTACGCAAATCCAATCTTTGAGTTAGCTGCGGACCGAAAGAGCTTGAATAAAATTAATTACTGCTGAATAAAATAATAAGTGTCATCTTATATTTTTTTCTAAATGTGCATTCAATGTAAGCATGTATTAGTGTTGCATGCTGCTCTTCACATACACAGGTGGGTTTATTTACTTTTCACACTCGGCattgtcatccgcatatattcaCTTTATTCTTCTCAACTCGCACTGCAGTTCTCCGCGCGCCGCTGTTTCTTCTTAGACGAGACGTTCTAATCCCAGATGTCCGTTGTCGGCCTGGTCTTGAAAACTGTCAAGTGAAGGGCTTGGCATGAAAGCTTCTTGCCCTTGCTCTCCAACATCATGGCTGCAATGAGGTTTCCATCCTGGGCAAAAGAAATGAAGCGGGGAGATATTAATTGACACTGTCGACCATTGCGAAAGTGGAATTTCTGAGCCCGTGAGTGCTTCATATGGAGCTGTGAGGGAAATAGTTTGCTAATGAGACAAAATAATCATGGGACTGAGGATCTAAAGTTTTAAAAACAAACGTACGACCCCAAAAGGCAACGAAGCCAAGGAGAGTATAAGGGAAAAGGAGctgttttttatttattcgtGATGTAGAACAAATATGAGGGTGGGATTAGTGTGTGCTGATAAGTTTCATGTTCGTGATAAAGTAAAAGGAAAGCTAAACTGACCGAAAAGTGGCAGGTTTATCCAAAATCTTAGCATGACACGTGCGGTGCATTAGCAAATGAGCTACGGCGGCCTAGTTCGTTATTCCCTTAAGCCTCGTTCATAATTAACCTACATTTGATTAAAATAAAAAGGACAGTTGTTTTGCTTTATGCTTTGGTTGGCTTCTGTGTCGTCATTATAAGAAAATTTGCAAATTAAAATCGTGgtaaattttatttcattttagcAACATTATTAACTTTAATAAAATGACGACTCTTCTTTGCAGCCTTCTAATTATTTTTTATAAGTACACATAATGTGTCCACGGCGAGCCGACAATCTTCAGCTGGGCTAATGGAGCAGAATTTTTCTGTAGAATGACAGCTAGAGACGCGACATCTTTCGAAGGCAATAAAATCTGAGACAGGAAATTTTTGGTCGCATTGAAATTGGTTTCTAAAAACTGCCCTTTCTTTCACAAAGCAAGCAGTTAGTAGATTTCGGGGTATCAAGCGATTTCGACAAATGCATGAAGGCGGTACTTGTACATTTTAGGATGCCTATGCATAATTAGGCTCATAATGGTCAGGCATTGACCAAACTTGCATCATTTCGTGTTTGCGCTCTGTGGATCTTCAAAAGCAGCGACGTGAAGAGCGAACGCTACCCTAATAAAGCCCGGTCGCCACGGCCTTTACGTATCACAGAGACGTTAGCACGAGCCCCCGCACAGAACACTTACGCCGATATGCTTCTCCATTTTAGGCGAAACCCGGAATACTAAGTTGCGCCAGTAGGTGCCGGGCGTCACTGGACACTTGGTCGTCCACATTGTCACCTTGTTCTCCGGCACGTTTTCACAAATGTCATACACGCTGCAAAGAAAAGCAGGGCGTAAGAGGGTGGCGGATGAAGCTTTTTAAACGTCATTAAGGTTAGCTGTTACATTTCCTGAtttctgttcttttcttcttcttgaaGACGTCTTAGCTGACTTCAGAAGGATATGGGTATCTTGTAACCGCTTCTAGAAAGAAACGGTCACTTAGGTAACTTGTAGATGTCGTAGGAACATGCCAGGGGTGTTAGATTATACCTCGCCATGCCGAGAATGCGTAGCGATAGTCATAAACTGAGGATATCATAACAAACTAGTGTAACTAGCCTAACAAGAGGTGAGGTGTCAGTCTCGGTATCGCTGTCGCCGTTTGCCATGCCGCAGCCGAGTATCATCTAAATTTACTGCCGTGCCCTCCACCAGATGGCACGGAGTGCCCGAGTTCGATCAGCAGTCCTATCAGCAGGCGAGATAAGGAAGAGGCGTTTAGAGTACTGGATGAAAAAAGGCAGGGAGAAGATTGACACGaacggatccgttacaggcataggtagcgttACCACGTAGATAAAGAAGTTTTGAGGAACAAAAAGAAggttaaagagatgtatacaaaaaatgcTAGAACGAAAAGCATGTATAACATACCTGAATAAACCAAGCAgggtaggtgactatttgtcaccgccccgtttcataGGGGAGGCCTATAAATAATCATCGTGTTCATCGTTAGGGTGCCTTGCTGCGAGCGTGCTGACGCGCGCGGCGGGAGGTAGGGCACGCGCATGAAGGTAACCTAGACTTCTTCAATACTGCTTTGGATTACTGTAAGTGCTAACCCTTTCCTTCTACTACCTACTCCCCTCTCGTGATTTTTTCGTGGCCGATGCAATTCGTAAAGACAAAAGCCACTGCCTCTTAACATGAGCCAaggtttcttgtttttttctcacCACGAGCCGAAGCGTTCTATACACGGAACGACTGTGCCTCGAGGTGTGAAGAGCGCCACCCTCAGCTTGAGATCCTCCAGGATTGTGTCGTAGACACGAAGCTTAATCTTGGCCATCATCTGGTGGCCGATGACGGCGTCCCTGGTTACCAAGCCCATGAATCTCGGCACTGTAGTTTTCTGCGAAAGTATTAGGGCGAATCGAACTTAATTAGAACCGAGGAAGGGCGCGTGCAAATTAAGGACAGCGCGGAAAAATTGACTTCTCTGCGTGCTGTCTGCCACTCATGGGTTTGCTCGAAGTACTGGCACCTATCGCGAGTTCTTAATAGTTACCTATCCATCAACGCATCTAGTTATACTATTTCTATGATAAAGCTTGTCTTGGGTACGCTGTTCCACTGACAAATTTGCTACTTGCATCGTACTCAGAGTTGTATGATATTTCTGTAGAATATTTCATTACAAGTAGTGTGCTAATTTTTATTGATGAGGTTTAACAACCCAACCCAGCGGATATGAGAGATGCCACAGTGGAGGATTCCAGAACAGTTTTGAACATCCGATGTTCTTGAACCTGTACCTAAGTTAGGTATTCTTCCCGTCGAAATAGGGTACCATGGCCAGCAGTGGAACCAGTGATCAATTATGCGCACTAAAATTATTTAATGGCTATCAAAAGCACGCTCAATTACATGGGCTAAACAATTATAAAATTATTGCAATTTGATGAATTACTTTTCCTTCAATACCTTTGCTGGAGATGGGCCCAGTGATAAACTGAAATTTATCATCATTACGTTTGCACCTGCAATTCGTTTATCTAAACAATTTAATGCCACGCTCATTCTTATCTTTTTAAACAGTCACGTGATGATCGTCGTTTTGTTTGTTCAACTTCAATATGTGTTGGTTACACTTCCCGGCAAGTATCAGACATCTTTGGGCTATTGTATATTCTAGAATGAAATAGCTTTGATATGTTCTTGATAAGGTTTGTTAATGATGTACAGTGCATTTGATAAGCATTGCTAATGAAGTTGGAGATATGGCAGTATAAGTATCTACAAAGTTTGGTAAACACCAAATATAGACGCAGCAATCAATTTACTTAGTACTGATGCTGGTTATTTTCAATACGACTGTGGTGCGGGTGAATGAATAATTCAACATTACCAGGAATTAACTTCTATAAACTTGAAGTAAACGTGAATATATAGTGACGTTTCCGTGTGTGATTTTAGAAAAC comes from the Dermacentor silvarum isolate Dsil-2018 chromosome 9, BIME_Dsil_1.4, whole genome shotgun sequence genome and includes:
- the LOC119464909 gene encoding uncharacterized protein LOC119464909, encoding MGLVTRDAVIGHQMMAKIKLRVYDTILEDLKLRVALFTPRGTVVPCIERFGSCVYDICENVPENKVTMWTTKCPVTPGTYWRNLVFRVSPKMEKHIGDGNLIAAMMLESKGKKLSCQALHLTVFKTRPTTDIWD